Proteins encoded by one window of Microplitis mediator isolate UGA2020A chromosome 1, iyMicMedi2.1, whole genome shotgun sequence:
- the LOC130669932 gene encoding forkhead box protein O-like isoform X1, producing the protein MDTDIMDSMNVSLSSSSASSVTVVATAAAPGAGATVTAASTTGVGVGTGAGQTSTTAQGLSSFELESGFEPQLRARSNTWPLPRPEGYVDTSVIGSDSNGGKDESNGNVLLQQVALGQGVGALIPLKKNSSRRNAWGNLSYADLITQAITSASDKRLTLSQIYEWMVQNVPYFKDKGDSNSSAGWKNSIRHNLSLHNRFMRVQNEGTGKSSWWMINPDAKPGKSARRRATSMETSKFEKRRGRVKKKVEALRNGLQSDAVTSSPSSSVSEGLDLFPDSPLHTSSFQLSPDFRPRASSNASSVGRLSPIPAVLGEPDWTPNYVSSYSPEQLAGNLAETMKLESYQMYQSPAGNQQQQQQQQQQQQQQQQQQQQQPPPPSYFEAQQYSRNNPLRSAVSPYSLPPQSNNHLQRCSIHRLQTCSCQMNSSPVSGMSPTYHQNESRPSLGAQQPQSQQQQQQHQQQQQQQQQQQLKEQKQERKDQTLSSQSFPYLMQCQQRLQNQNQTVSVNSSPSAAVNLLDGSSSDLSCCNNIDINAASTMMGELMGALNNSALLDDLNINIEGLHGGFDCNVDEVIKHELSMDGTLDFNFQHGIIDSALESVNDGDTIQGNVMGSNNTVNSTTPANSSPSSGYVNTNNPTTPTAPPSWVH; encoded by the exons ATGGATACGGATATAATGGATTCAATGAACGTATCCCTGTCCTCATCATCAGCATCATCAGTAACAGTGGTAGCAACAGCAGCAGCTCCTGGAGCAGGAGCAACAGTAACAGCAGCATCAACAACAGGAGTAGGAGTAGGAACAGGAGCAGGACAAACAAGTACAACAGCTCAAGGCTTATCGTCATTTGAATTGGAGAGCGGATTTGAGCCTCAGTTACGTGCGCGATCAAACACGTGGCCTTTGCCACGGCCTGAGGGATACGTTGATACCAGTGTTATTGGTAGCGATAGCAATGGTGGTAAAGATGAATCAAATGGTAATGTGTTATTACAACAAGTTGCTCTTGGCCAAGGTGTTGGTGCTCTTATtcctcttaaaaaaaattcctcacGTCGTAACGCTTGGGGAAATTTGAGTTATGCTGATTTAATTACACAAGCAATTACAAGTGCTTCGGATAAACGGTTGACACTTTCACAGATATACGAGTGGATGGTGCAAAACGTACCGTATTTTAAGGACAAAGGTGATAGTAACAGCAGCGCTGGTTGGAAG AATTCAATTAGACACAATTTGTCATTACATAACCGATTCATGCGAGTACAGAATGAGGGTACAGGTAAATCATCATGGTGGATGATTAATCCGGATGCTAAACCTGGAAAATCAGCTCGTAGAAG AGCGACATCAATGGAAACAAGTAAATTCGAAAAACGGCGAGGTCGAGTTAAGAAAAAGGTAGAGGCTCTTCGTAACGGATTACAATCCGATGCTGTAACATCGAGCCCTAGTAGTAGTGTGAGTGAAGGTCTCGATTTATTTCCTGATAGTCCTCTTCACACGAGTAGTTTTCAGCTTTCACCAGACTTTCG TCCACGAGCATCGAGTAATGCATCTTCAGTAGGCCGGCTTAGTCCCATTCCTGCGGTTCTCGGGGAGCCTGACTGGACTCCAAATTATGTTTCATCTTATAGTCCAGAACAATTGGCCGGTAATCTTGCCGAAACGATGAAATTGGAATCGTATCAGATGTACCAATCTCCGGCGGGGaatcaacaacaacagcaacaacaacaacaacaacaacaacaacaacaacaacaacaacaacagcaaccaCCCCCGCCATCTTATTTTGAAGCACAACAGTACTCAAGGAACAATCCATTACGTTCGGCTGTATCACCTTACAGTTTACCCCCACAATCCAATAATCACCTTCAACGATGTTCGATTCATCGTTTACAGACATGCTCATGTCAAATG aatTCAAGTCCTGTATCGGGTATGTCACCAACGTATCATCAGAATGAATCACGACCTTCTCTTGGTGCTCAACAACCTCAATCtcagcagcaacaacagcaacatcagcaacaacaacaacaacaacagcagcaacaatTAAAAGAACAGAAACAAGAACGAAAAGATCAGACACTATCGTCACAATCATTTCCTTATTTAATGCAGTGTCAACAACGACTACAAAACCAAAATCAAACAGTATCCGTAAATTCTAGTCCTTCAGCAGCAGTTAATCTTTTAGACGGTTCTTCTTCAGATCTGTCCTGCTGTAATAACATAGATATAAATGCAGCTAGTACAATGATGGGGGAGTTGATGGGGGCTTTGAATAACAGTGCATTACTCGACgatcttaatattaatattgagggTCTACATGGTGGATTTGATTGTAATGTTGATgag gtTATTAAACATGAACTCTCTATGGACGGTACTttggattttaattttcaacatgGTATCATTGATTCAGCACTTGAATCTGTTAACGATGGTGACACTATTCAAGGAAATGTTATGGGTTCAAATAATACTGTCAATTCTACAACACCCGCAAACTCATCGCCCAGTTCTGGCTACGTAAACACTAATAATCCTACGACACCTACAGCACCACCCTCCTGGGTTCACTAA
- the LOC130669932 gene encoding forkhead box protein O-like isoform X2, with the protein MVVKMNQMIYEWMVQNVPYFKDKGDSNSSAGWKNSIRHNLSLHNRFMRVQNEGTGKSSWWMINPDAKPGKSARRRATSMETSKFEKRRGRVKKKVEALRNGLQSDAVTSSPSSSVSEGLDLFPDSPLHTSSFQLSPDFRPRASSNASSVGRLSPIPAVLGEPDWTPNYVSSYSPEQLAGNLAETMKLESYQMYQSPAGNQQQQQQQQQQQQQQQQQQQQQPPPPSYFEAQQYSRNNPLRSAVSPYSLPPQSNNHLQRCSIHRLQTCSCQMNSSPVSGMSPTYHQNESRPSLGAQQPQSQQQQQQHQQQQQQQQQQQLKEQKQERKDQTLSSQSFPYLMQCQQRLQNQNQTVSVNSSPSAAVNLLDGSSSDLSCCNNIDINAASTMMGELMGALNNSALLDDLNINIEGLHGGFDCNVDEVIKHELSMDGTLDFNFQHGIIDSALESVNDGDTIQGNVMGSNNTVNSTTPANSSPSSGYVNTNNPTTPTAPPSWVH; encoded by the exons ATGGTGGTAAAGATGAATCAAATG ATATACGAGTGGATGGTGCAAAACGTACCGTATTTTAAGGACAAAGGTGATAGTAACAGCAGCGCTGGTTGGAAG AATTCAATTAGACACAATTTGTCATTACATAACCGATTCATGCGAGTACAGAATGAGGGTACAGGTAAATCATCATGGTGGATGATTAATCCGGATGCTAAACCTGGAAAATCAGCTCGTAGAAG AGCGACATCAATGGAAACAAGTAAATTCGAAAAACGGCGAGGTCGAGTTAAGAAAAAGGTAGAGGCTCTTCGTAACGGATTACAATCCGATGCTGTAACATCGAGCCCTAGTAGTAGTGTGAGTGAAGGTCTCGATTTATTTCCTGATAGTCCTCTTCACACGAGTAGTTTTCAGCTTTCACCAGACTTTCG TCCACGAGCATCGAGTAATGCATCTTCAGTAGGCCGGCTTAGTCCCATTCCTGCGGTTCTCGGGGAGCCTGACTGGACTCCAAATTATGTTTCATCTTATAGTCCAGAACAATTGGCCGGTAATCTTGCCGAAACGATGAAATTGGAATCGTATCAGATGTACCAATCTCCGGCGGGGaatcaacaacaacagcaacaacaacaacaacaacaacaacaacaacaacaacaacaacaacagcaaccaCCCCCGCCATCTTATTTTGAAGCACAACAGTACTCAAGGAACAATCCATTACGTTCGGCTGTATCACCTTACAGTTTACCCCCACAATCCAATAATCACCTTCAACGATGTTCGATTCATCGTTTACAGACATGCTCATGTCAAATG aatTCAAGTCCTGTATCGGGTATGTCACCAACGTATCATCAGAATGAATCACGACCTTCTCTTGGTGCTCAACAACCTCAATCtcagcagcaacaacagcaacatcagcaacaacaacaacaacaacagcagcaacaatTAAAAGAACAGAAACAAGAACGAAAAGATCAGACACTATCGTCACAATCATTTCCTTATTTAATGCAGTGTCAACAACGACTACAAAACCAAAATCAAACAGTATCCGTAAATTCTAGTCCTTCAGCAGCAGTTAATCTTTTAGACGGTTCTTCTTCAGATCTGTCCTGCTGTAATAACATAGATATAAATGCAGCTAGTACAATGATGGGGGAGTTGATGGGGGCTTTGAATAACAGTGCATTACTCGACgatcttaatattaatattgagggTCTACATGGTGGATTTGATTGTAATGTTGATgag gtTATTAAACATGAACTCTCTATGGACGGTACTttggattttaattttcaacatgGTATCATTGATTCAGCACTTGAATCTGTTAACGATGGTGACACTATTCAAGGAAATGTTATGGGTTCAAATAATACTGTCAATTCTACAACACCCGCAAACTCATCGCCCAGTTCTGGCTACGTAAACACTAATAATCCTACGACACCTACAGCACCACCCTCCTGGGTTCACTAA